TTTCACCCCTGAAAGTACCCGTGGGTGCAATTGAAATAAGTCGAAAGTCAAAGAAAATCCTTTTCGCAAAAATCCGGAAGATTATTTTTATCCTGTCTGAATCCGGAATGTTAGAAGCATACAACCAGGCGAATTGACAGGTGATTCCTGCCTTGGGGTATCAAAAGTGATTCAAAGTAGCACACTTCCTGGGTAAACGCACGGGGTCAAGGCTAAAACGCCTCAGTCAATCTCGCCAATGTCTTCGTTCCACACCTCTGGATGAGCCGCAATGTAGTCGGCCAGCATGGTCACGCAGACTTCGGAATCGAGATCAATCACTTCAACGCCGTGTTCGCGCAACCACTCGACCCCGCCTGGAAAATTGCGAGATTCACCGACAATGACCATGCCGATGTTGAATTGTCTGACGAGGCCGCTGCAGTACCAGCACGGAGCGAGCGTGGTGACCATAATTTTGTCGCGATACGTGCGTTGCCGACCAGCCTTGCGAAACGCATCGGTTTCACCGTGAACCGATGGATCCTGTTCCTGGATTCGGCGGTTGTGTCCCCGGCCAAGCAGATTTCCCTGCCGGTCAAACAATGCGGCCCCAATCGGAATTCCACCTTCTGAAAGCCCCAGTCGGGCTTCTTCAATCGCGACCTGCAGCATCGCCTGATAATCAAGTGAATTGGACATCGGTGAAATCTCCTGGTTCCTGGAAAGTATTGATTTCTAAACCCCAGGCTTGGTTTTTCATCTGATTGATTGAGCCTGAACCAAAGGATGGAAAAGAAAAACTGGAAGTCGGTTTCGTCACTGCGCTGGAAGAATCACCCCGCGACATTCGCCTAACCCAATCCGGGCAAAGCCATCGCGTTCACAATAGCCACGGATGATCACTTCGTCGCCGTCCTGCAAAAAGCGGCGGACTTCGCCAGTCGGCAAGGAGATTGGTTCGGCACCGCGCCAGGTCAGCTCCAACAAGCATCCACGCGAATCTTTGGCCGTCCCTGAAACGGTGCCGCTTGCCATCAGGTCGCCAGGTCGCAGGTTGCAGCCATTGCTGGCGTGATGAGTCAACATTTGAGCAATCGTCCAGTACATATCGCGAAAATTTCCGCGGCTGAGTTTGATGGGTTCGACACCTTGGGCCCGCATCGTCTCGGTTTGCAAATAGACTTCCAGGTGCAGATCAATTCCCCCTCGACTCTGGTCGGCATCACTCACCAGATACTCAAGTGGTGTCGGGTCAGTTTCGGGACGTGCAAAGGCTGGGATCCGGAACGGGGTCAGGGCTTCGAGCGTGACAATCCAGGGTGAAATCGTCGTGGCAAAACTCTTGGCCAGAAATGGTCCCAGCGGCTGGTATTCCCATTTCTGAATATCGCGGGCCGACCAGTCATTGACCAGACACAGGCCGAAAATATGACGTTCCGCCTCCTGAATTGGAATTGAAGATCCAGGCTCGTTTCCTGGTCCAACCAGAAAGCCGACTTCGAGTTCATAATCAAGCAACCGACAGGGGCCAAACGTTGGGACGTCTGAATTTCCTTCCGTGGTCTGCCCCCTGGGACGTCGAACCGGAGTCCCACTGGGGACAATTGACGAAGCCCGCCCGTGATACCCAATCGGAATGTGTTTGTAATTGGGCAAAAGCGGATTATCCGGGCGAAACATACTGCCGACATTGGTGGCGTGAAAAACCGAGGCATAAAAATCGGTGTAATCTCCGATCTGAGCCGGCAACACCATTTGAACCTCCGACATGTTCACCAGACAGGCTTTTTCCAATTGCTCACAGACTTCGGACTGCTCAAAATCTTCTCGTAACACTCGACTGATTTGCTGGCGGAGAGCAGACCAAAATTCCGGTCTCAATGCCAAAAGTTGATTGAGTCTTGGGTTTCGACAGGCGTTGGCGGCCTCTGCCGCTAAATCAGTCAGCCGTCCCAGCATTAAACAGCGGTTCACATCAAGGATTGAATCCCCAATCGCGACGCCGACACTGGGTGATTCCTGGCTGTGCGGGCGCTTAAAGACGCCAAACGGTAAATTCTGAATCGGAAAGTCTGAACCAGGAGTGTTTGCTGATTTGACCCAGGAGCGCAATTCCGGGTTGTGCGTTTCATTGATTTGGTAGGTCATAACGGAGGAAGACAAAGTGAAGAATGTGGTTAGTGGTTGGTGGTTAGTGGTTAGTTTAGTGGTTAGTGGTTAGTGGTTAGTGGTTAGTGGTTAGTGGCGTTTTCCCAGGGTTAAAACCCTGGGTTATGAGCCTGCCACCCGCTTCGCGGGTTCAAAACCACTCATTTTTTCAACCCTTACTTCGCATTAGTGGTTAGTGGTTAGTGGTTAGTGAGTGGCTCTTGGTTCTTCTTCGAAAGCATTGATTTCTAACCACTAACCACTAACCACTAACCACTAACCACTAACCACTAACCACTAACCACTTTCTTCATTCTTCACTCTTCAACAGGTTTAAAGTGTGAAGGTCCTGAAGCGGCTCTTCGAAAGAACAGGAGCCAAAGGAAATGGCGACCTGTTCGCGTAACTGATTGAGTGCCTCCTGGTTCAGGTGATTTCCCTGCCAGGAAACGCCAGTGTCACTAAATTGAAAGCTGGCGGGCGATTCGTCAAGCAATAACCGTTCGGCATCCGCCTCTGACAGGCCAGCCTGGACAAAGGCAGCGGCGAGAAACACATTCAAAAACCCATGCATCATCCCTTTCGGGCTATGTGCGGCATAGGTCAATGGATGAGAAGACCGAATTGGGTGATGTAACCCGGCGGTTGCTTTGATCGGCACCTGGTTTTGAGCACAGAGCGAAATGAAGCGGACAATCTCGGCTGGCGTTGGAAACAATTCCGGAGTGATGCCTCCAGTTCTGATTTTGGCTCGCAAATGTACCTCACCAAGTGCGGAAATCAACGCTGGGAGTGAGTCCGAAAGCGGAAGTTCGACAAAGACGGTCAGTTCACCGGGCATGACGCGTTTCAGTCGCTCGATTTCAGCCACGGTTGTCGCTCGGACCTCAACGGTATCAATCACCGCCCGCCCGGCTGAAGGCAACGCATGGTTCTGGTTAAACCCTTTGATCCTTTCAATATCGGCTTCTGGATTGGGCCCGATCAAGGCACTGAGGAACCAGGGTGACTTTTCTTCCTCAACTGGGAGCAGTAAAGCCGCCTCGGCTTCAAACTCGCTCAACCGGGATACTGGTACAATAAACCGGCCCAGGCACCAGGCAAATGGTCCCTGCTGATACCGGGCATAGTTTGTGACGGCGGCGGCCATTCCAAGTTCCGCTGGTGGAAAGAGCCCGGCATAATCTATGAGTTTGGTGAGAAAGGTGTTGAGTGAATTCATTGGGGTCCCGAGTGCCTGGTGCTTGGTGCTTGGTTCTTCTTCGAAAGTACTGATTTCTAACCACTAACCACTTTATGGTTTCTTCATTCTCAATTCTTCATTCTGCTTTATCCCACGAGGGTCCAGGTAATCTGTTCGATCCATTCCTCTCCGACAATGAGGGTGATGTGGGTGGCATAGGTTGACTCTGGGTTGGTAATTCGAATTTGCAGCGTTTTGTTGCCGTCTTCATTGCGTTGCAGCAAGGTGGCAGTACCTAAAGCATCGCGGCTTTTCAAGACATCACGCCAGCTCAGTTTCTTTTTGGGTTGGAGTGAAACAATCGTGGCCCGTTCGACACCATCGGCAGTCGGAACGATACAGGCCCGGAGCGTGCCATCTTTGGTGGAAAAACGCTCCCATCCAAATATCCCTTCCTTACTCCCCTTCCCAAGTTTGGCATACACCTGCACCCGCATGGCATTGAGTGGAATCAATGGCTGTAATAAAAATGGCTGCAAATGAACTCTGGCATCTTCCGGGCTGTTATAGCTCAAGCGTCGCGGCGAAGTGCGTTGCGCCGAGGCAGAGCCAATCACAAACAAAACCAGTATCAGCAACCCACTGCCTG
This genomic window from Acidobacteriota bacterium contains:
- a CDS encoding nucleoside deaminase — protein: MSNSLDYQAMLQVAIEEARLGLSEGGIPIGAALFDRQGNLLGRGHNRRIQEQDPSVHGETDAFRKAGRQRTYRDKIMVTTLAPCWYCSGLVRQFNIGMVIVGESRNFPGGVEWLREHGVEVIDLDSEVCVTMLADYIAAHPEVWNEDIGEID
- the fahA gene encoding fumarylacetoacetase encodes the protein MTYQINETHNPELRSWVKSANTPGSDFPIQNLPFGVFKRPHSQESPSVGVAIGDSILDVNRCLMLGRLTDLAAEAANACRNPRLNQLLALRPEFWSALRQQISRVLREDFEQSEVCEQLEKACLVNMSEVQMVLPAQIGDYTDFYASVFHATNVGSMFRPDNPLLPNYKHIPIGYHGRASSIVPSGTPVRRPRGQTTEGNSDVPTFGPCRLLDYELEVGFLVGPGNEPGSSIPIQEAERHIFGLCLVNDWSARDIQKWEYQPLGPFLAKSFATTISPWIVTLEALTPFRIPAFARPETDPTPLEYLVSDADQSRGGIDLHLEVYLQTETMRAQGVEPIKLSRGNFRDMYWTIAQMLTHHASNGCNLRPGDLMASGTVSGTAKDSRGCLLELTWRGAEPISLPTGEVRRFLQDGDEVIIRGYCERDGFARIGLGECRGVILPAQ